The proteins below come from a single Arthrobacter sp. B1I2 genomic window:
- a CDS encoding carboxymuconolactone decarboxylase family protein has protein sequence MGVTEHLYLDKQHPDLWKAISGLGLKVQEAAEEAGIGRGLLELLNVRISQINGCAYCLDLHVRRAAEAGESGQRVAVLPAWRETALFTDKERAALGLVESITELPDQRTQEHAEASARECLTAEEFSAVSWLAVTMNAFNRVSITSHHPVRRDRP, from the coding sequence GTGGGCGTCACCGAGCACCTGTACCTGGACAAACAGCATCCGGACCTCTGGAAGGCGATCAGCGGCTTAGGTCTTAAGGTGCAGGAAGCAGCGGAAGAGGCTGGAATCGGGCGCGGCCTGCTGGAACTCCTCAACGTGCGTATTTCCCAGATCAACGGCTGCGCCTACTGCCTGGACCTGCATGTGAGAAGGGCGGCTGAGGCAGGAGAGAGCGGCCAACGGGTGGCGGTACTGCCCGCATGGCGTGAAACGGCCCTGTTCACGGACAAGGAGCGGGCCGCGCTGGGTCTGGTGGAGAGCATCACGGAGCTCCCGGACCAGCGGACCCAGGAGCATGCGGAGGCATCCGCGCGGGAATGCCTGACGGCAGAGGAGTTCTCGGCAGTGAGTTGGCTTGCGGTGACGATGAATGCCTTCAACCGGGTTTCCATAACCAGCCACCACCCCGTCAGGCGGGACCGCCCGTAG
- a CDS encoding rhomboid family intramembrane serine protease, which yields MSYGIPSAEPSAQVPVCPRHPDRPSYVRCQRCGRPACPDCQRAAAVGFQCVDCVNETKRTTPEVRTVYGGAVATGKPLATFAIIASCAVLYVLQWLVPGDAIYQALGFANIYAEPRYGQFEPWRMLTAAFLHSQGFILHIALNMYMLWAFGQALEPILGRIRFLALYLISAIGGSVGYLLLTPLYEPGRPLYGVVGASGAIFGLFGAMLLVQRHRGGDTRQLWILIAINGVIGFLIPQIAWQAHLGGLITGGLCAAALAYAPRGRRRTLIQVLGLAAVLALLIAVSWVRVTL from the coding sequence ATGAGTTACGGAATTCCGTCGGCCGAGCCGTCCGCCCAGGTTCCGGTCTGCCCACGGCACCCGGACCGCCCGTCCTATGTGCGCTGCCAGCGCTGCGGGCGCCCGGCATGCCCCGACTGCCAGCGGGCGGCCGCCGTCGGATTCCAATGCGTTGACTGCGTCAACGAAACAAAACGGACGACGCCGGAGGTACGGACCGTCTATGGCGGAGCCGTTGCCACCGGCAAGCCGTTGGCAACGTTCGCCATCATCGCGAGCTGTGCCGTGCTGTACGTCCTCCAGTGGCTGGTCCCGGGTGATGCGATTTACCAGGCATTGGGCTTTGCCAACATCTACGCGGAGCCCCGCTATGGCCAGTTCGAGCCGTGGCGGATGTTAACGGCCGCTTTCCTGCATTCGCAGGGGTTTATCCTTCACATTGCCCTGAACATGTACATGCTCTGGGCATTCGGGCAGGCGCTGGAACCGATACTGGGGCGGATCCGTTTCCTGGCGCTCTATTTGATCTCCGCCATCGGCGGCTCCGTCGGTTACCTGCTCCTGACTCCCCTGTACGAACCCGGCAGGCCCCTCTATGGGGTGGTTGGCGCCTCAGGGGCAATCTTCGGGCTCTTCGGCGCGATGCTGCTGGTTCAGCGGCACCGTGGCGGCGACACCCGCCAGTTGTGGATACTGATTGCCATCAACGGCGTCATTGGTTTCTTAATCCCACAGATTGCCTGGCAGGCCCACCTGGGCGGCCTCATCACGGGCGGACTCTGCGCCGCAGCCCTTGCCTACGCGCCGCGCGGACGGCGGCGGACCCTTATCCAGGTTCTGGGTCTTGCGGCTGTGCTGGCGCTGCTGATCGCCGTGAGCTGGGTACGTGTGACGCTTTAG